Proteins found in one Campylobacter canadensis genomic segment:
- the flgK gene encoding flagellar hook-associated protein FlgK has product MSIFSTLNTGVTGMNAAQVQISTTGHNLTNANNSYYTRQRVVQQAREGLHVPAGDIGLGTKVKTIVRIHDEYVFAKLQQNTSNYEQTKYLKTKLEEAAQRFPDLKQNTGLLYDLKNYQVAWNKFASNPADGSMKINLIQQAQTLTTNISKTTTDLKTMQKTVNTDIELSIEEINRLGKDIANLNAKISAIESVADSHANDLRDQRDELELRIMKLVNAKVFKENITQDVSFDTPIKDGGLNYHLNIEGFSIVDGETFHPLKLTSVSSGSDFTRVYYELQDGTTADLTTKLNGGQLGAQLDLRGRFFDNEKGEFADGILQGYIDNMNSFAKGIIVNTNNIYAKAAQDKVISQPIHNLKPDDTLMTHDNRLKQGSFDLIVYDNEGKEVARKTITIDSSTSMISNGRTSSLIEKINSNTDDNNDNNGLNDFDDFFQAQYSYDEKTQTGAFSLASKQDGYKVAISDNGTNIAGIFGLGKFFEGNDAQSINVDTNLRQDPSTLKASSSGTDGNNDVANELNQMQYNEIEFYNGNSVSTNTIEGFFRQLTTDIAAKAQNNNSLNDTNKVLLENVQSEFASISGVDTNEELANLMKFQASFGASAKIITTVDKMLETLLGLKQ; this is encoded by the coding sequence ATGAGTATTTTTTCAACTTTAAATACGGGTGTTACAGGGATGAATGCTGCACAAGTGCAAATTTCAACTACAGGACACAATCTTACAAATGCGAATAATTCTTATTATACAAGGCAAAGAGTGGTTCAACAAGCAAGAGAGGGTTTGCATGTTCCAGCAGGAGATATAGGTCTTGGTACTAAGGTTAAGACCATTGTTAGAATTCACGATGAATATGTTTTTGCAAAATTACAACAAAATACAAGCAATTACGAACAAACTAAATATTTAAAAACAAAACTAGAAGAAGCAGCACAAAGATTTCCTGATTTAAAGCAAAATACAGGACTTTTATATGATTTAAAAAACTATCAAGTAGCTTGGAATAAATTCGCAAGCAATCCTGCTGATGGTAGTATGAAAATTAACCTTATTCAACAAGCACAAACCCTAACTACAAATATTAGTAAAACAACAACCGACTTAAAAACAATGCAAAAAACTGTAAATACTGATATAGAATTAAGCATTGAAGAAATAAATCGTTTAGGTAAGGATATTGCGAATTTAAATGCAAAAATTAGTGCTATTGAAAGTGTTGCTGATTCTCACGCAAACGATTTAAGAGACCAAAGAGATGAGCTTGAGCTTAGGATTATGAAATTAGTAAATGCTAAAGTTTTTAAAGAAAATATAACTCAAGATGTTAGCTTTGATACTCCTATTAAAGATGGCGGACTTAATTATCATTTAAATATTGAAGGTTTTTCAATAGTTGATGGAGAAACCTTCCACCCTTTAAAACTAACAAGCGTTTCAAGTGGTTCGGATTTTACTAGGGTTTATTATGAGCTTCAAGACGGAACAACAGCAGACCTTACAACAAAATTAAATGGCGGACAGCTAGGAGCTCAACTTGATTTAAGAGGAAGATTTTTTGATAACGAAAAAGGAGAATTTGCTGATGGGATTTTGCAAGGTTATATAGATAATATGAATAGTTTTGCAAAAGGAATTATTGTAAATACAAATAATATTTATGCAAAGGCAGCACAAGATAAAGTAATTTCTCAACCTATTCATAATTTAAAACCAGATGATACTTTAATGACACATGATAATAGACTAAAGCAAGGCAGTTTTGATTTAATTGTTTATGATAATGAAGGAAAAGAAGTAGCTAGAAAAACAATAACAATTGATTCAAGCACATCAATGATAAGCAATGGAAGAACCTCAAGTTTAATAGAAAAAATAAACTCAAATACAGACGATAACAACGATAATAACGGGCTTAATGACTTTGATGATTTTTTTCAAGCTCAATATAGTTATGATGAAAAAACACAAACAGGAGCTTTTTCTTTAGCATCAAAACAAGATGGCTATAAGGTTGCAATCTCTGATAATGGTACAAATATTGCGGGAATTTTTGGTTTAGGTAAATTTTTTGAAGGCAATGATGCGCAAAGTATTAATGTAGATACTAATTTAAGGCAAGACCCAAGCACACTTAAAGCAAGTAGTTCAGGAACTGATGGTAATAATGATGTTGCAAATGAGTTAAACCAAATGCAATATAATGAAATAGAATTTTACAATGGAAATAGTGTAAGTACAAATACAATAGAAGGATTTTTTAGACAATTAACAACCGATATAGCAGCAAAAGCACAAAATAATAATTCTTTAAATGATACAAATAAGGTTTTATTAGAAAATGTTCAATCTGAATTTGCATCTATTAGCGGGGTTGATACAAACGAAGAATTAGCAAATTTAATGAAATTTCAAGCTTCTTTTGGTGCAAGTGCTAAAATAATTACAACTGTTGATAAAATGCTAGAAACATTATTAGGATTAAAACAATAA
- a CDS encoding SLC13 family permease, producing the protein MTIIKKIFFDSFFVCSFIFAFLCFFIMIFYAKISLDYDFLYSCFNAVSFKTIFLLLLFMLIICALQNANFLEFLCYLCLKKINNKRALIWLLVMLTFFLSMFITNDVALLSFVPFALILLNKIKADKIIIFTLVMLSLAANLGSMLTPFGNPQNMFLFTHYSLSFNDFFQTAFKYCLLAFILLNICIFCFVKNEKIPHIKIDIKINKKIIFLNLFLFLLALLCIFSFLNLYFVLFVVILILFFTQKEVFLKLDYALLFSFINLFLAVFFLSKIINYEIKNIFISSIVLSFFISNVSASIFLSNFTNDFKDIFLGVNIAACTSLISSMANLIAFKFYLTQKNCNKKNYLLSYTYFSTAFFILLILFYYI; encoded by the coding sequence ATGACAATAATTAAAAAAATATTTTTTGATAGTTTTTTTGTATGCAGCTTTATTTTTGCATTTTTATGTTTTTTTATAATGATTTTTTATGCAAAAATAAGCCTTGATTATGATTTTTTATATTCTTGCTTTAATGCTGTATCTTTTAAAACAATATTTTTATTGTTATTATTTATGCTTATTATTTGTGCTTTGCAAAATGCAAATTTTCTTGAGTTTTTGTGTTATTTATGCTTAAAAAAAATAAATAACAAAAGAGCTTTAATATGGCTTTTAGTTATGCTTACATTTTTTTTATCAATGTTTATTACAAACGATGTTGCTTTGCTTTCTTTTGTTCCATTTGCACTTATTTTACTAAATAAAATAAAGGCAGATAAAATAATAATTTTTACTCTTGTAATGCTTAGCTTAGCAGCTAATTTAGGTTCTATGCTTACTCCTTTTGGTAATCCGCAGAATATGTTTTTATTTACTCATTATTCTTTAAGTTTTAATGACTTTTTTCAAACAGCCTTTAAATACTGTTTATTAGCGTTTATTTTGCTTAATATTTGTATTTTTTGCTTTGTAAAAAATGAAAAAATTCCTCATATTAAAATTGATATTAAAATTAATAAAAAAATAATCTTTTTAAATTTATTTTTGTTTTTGTTAGCCTTGCTTTGTATTTTTTCTTTTTTAAATTTGTATTTTGTTTTATTTGTAGTAATTTTAATTTTATTTTTTACTCAAAAAGAAGTTTTTTTAAAGCTTGATTATGCTCTATTATTTAGCTTTATTAATCTATTTTTAGCGGTATTTTTTCTTTCAAAGATTATAAATTATGAGATAAAAAATATTTTTATAAGCTCAATTGTTCTTTCTTTTTTTATTTCTAATGTTAGTGCTAGTATATTTTTAAGTAATTTTACAAATGATTTTAAAGATATTTTTTTAGGTGTAAATATAGCAGCTTGTACAAGTTTAATAAGCTCAATGGCTAATTTAATTGCTTTTAAATTCTATTTAACACAAAAAAATTGTAATAAAAAAAATTATTTATTAAGTTATACTTATTTTAGTACAGCTTTTTTTATTCTTTTAATTTTATTTTATTACATCTAA
- the murD gene encoding UDP-N-acetylmuramoyl-L-alanine--D-glutamate ligase: MKSIFGYGIIAKAISSKIQAGTWNIYDDAFLKASKDEFNNNLLPSSMFEPLKSELEIISPAISPSNALAKKALHLTSEIDYFYDSLGLSIWVSGTNGKTTTTQMIAYLLNIQAGGNIGVALCNMDLKAKLIVLEMSSFALHYTKKARPEIYVLLPILDDHISWHGSFKEYEKAKLELIFRMNKTASCIVPKKYEEYLSKAQCKKYFYENELDIAKQFNIDINKIKHKAPFLLDALLALACERIITSKLSIEKLNSFVIDKHKCQEIYDKKNRLWVDDSKATNISAALACINSYKDKKIHLIAGGDEKGQDLREFFKYLAKDTKLYLIGKKDFSALAKECSFNAIRCNLKEAVNLIYKDLKEDEIAILSPACASLDEFSSYKQRGELFIQYMQENDNN, from the coding sequence ATGAAATCAATTTTTGGATATGGAATAATTGCAAAGGCAATTTCAAGTAAAATTCAAGCAGGAACTTGGAATATTTATGATGATGCGTTTTTAAAAGCTTCTAAAGATGAATTTAATAATAATTTACTACCTTCAAGTATGTTTGAGCCTTTAAAAAGTGAGCTTGAAATAATAAGCCCCGCAATAAGCCCTAGCAATGCTTTAGCTAAAAAAGCCTTACATTTAACTAGTGAAATAGATTATTTTTATGATAGTTTAGGGCTTAGTATTTGGGTTAGTGGAACAAATGGTAAAACCACTACTACTCAAATGATAGCGTATTTATTAAATATTCAAGCTGGTGGGAATATAGGCGTTGCTTTATGTAATATGGATTTAAAAGCAAAGTTAATTGTGCTTGAAATGAGCTCTTTTGCACTTCATTATACAAAAAAAGCAAGACCTGAGATTTATGTTTTGTTACCTATTTTAGATGACCATATTAGTTGGCACGGCTCTTTTAAAGAATATGAAAAAGCAAAATTAGAGCTTATTTTTAGAATGAATAAAACAGCAAGTTGCATAGTTCCAAAAAAATATGAAGAATATTTAAGCAAGGCACAATGCAAAAAATATTTTTATGAAAATGAATTAGATATTGCTAAGCAATTTAATATTGATATAAATAAAATAAAACACAAAGCACCATTTTTACTTGATGCTTTATTAGCACTTGCTTGTGAAAGAATAATTACTTCTAAACTAAGTATTGAAAAATTAAATTCCTTTGTAATTGACAAGCACAAATGTCAAGAAATTTATGATAAAAAAAATAGATTATGGGTAGATGATAGCAAAGCAACTAATATTAGCGCTGCTTTAGCTTGCATTAATTCTTATAAAGATAAAAAAATACACTTAATTGCAGGTGGAGATGAAAAAGGACAAGATTTAAGAGAATTTTTTAAATATTTAGCAAAAGATACAAAGCTTTATTTAATAGGAAAAAAAGACTTTAGCGCCCTTGCAAAAGAATGTTCATTTAATGCTATTAGATGCAATTTAAAAGAAGCGGTCAATTTAATTTATAAAGATTTAAAAGAAGATGAAATAGCTATTTTAAGCCCTGCTTGTGCTAGTTTAGATGAATTTAGCTCTTATAAGCAAAGAGGCGAGTTATTTATTCAATATATGCAAGAAAATGACAATAATTAA
- the mraY gene encoding phospho-N-acetylmuramoyl-pentapeptide-transferase — MFNIDVNLFNYISVRAFLAFLFAFLLSVFIMPLFIAWAKTHANQPILEDVSIHQSKKNTPTMGGIVFVLTTLIASFCFIKINEYVIAAYLSLILFSLIGVIDDLKKVLHKKNKAGLSAKAKMLLLIIASILTLSPLYFASFDTNFYLPFFKYAIFDMGIFAFLFWILVLISSANAINLTDGLDGLACVPSIFSIFTLSVFVYLSSNALYANYLLLPKIANIEECCVLALALIGSLLGFLWYNCHPAQIFMGDSGSLALGGFIGYLAIITKNEILLILIGFIFVIETISVILQVSSFKIFKKRIFKMTPIHHHFEQIGWSENKIIIRFWMIAFLCCLFALITIKIR; from the coding sequence ATGTTTAATATTGATGTAAATTTATTTAATTACATTAGCGTTAGGGCTTTTTTAGCTTTTTTATTTGCTTTTTTGCTTAGTGTTTTTATAATGCCACTTTTTATTGCTTGGGCAAAAACACACGCAAATCAACCTATTTTAGAAGATGTTAGCATTCATCAAAGTAAAAAAAATACTCCAACAATGGGCGGAATAGTTTTTGTGCTTACAACTTTGATTGCTTCTTTTTGTTTTATCAAAATTAACGAGTATGTAATAGCAGCATATTTAAGCTTAATTTTATTTTCTTTAATTGGTGTTATTGATGATTTAAAAAAGGTATTGCATAAAAAAAATAAAGCTGGTTTAAGTGCTAAGGCAAAAATGCTTTTATTAATAATTGCAAGTATTTTAACTTTGTCTCCGCTTTATTTTGCTTCTTTTGATACTAATTTTTATTTACCATTTTTTAAATATGCTATTTTTGATATGGGTATTTTTGCTTTTTTATTTTGGATTTTAGTATTAATTTCTAGTGCAAATGCAATTAATCTTACTGATGGCTTAGATGGACTTGCTTGTGTTCCTAGTATTTTTTCAATTTTTACCCTTAGTGTTTTTGTGTATTTAAGCTCAAATGCACTTTATGCAAATTATTTATTACTTCCAAAGATTGCAAATATTGAAGAATGCTGTGTTTTAGCCCTTGCATTAATTGGCTCTTTACTTGGTTTTTTGTGGTATAACTGCCACCCTGCACAAATTTTTATGGGTGATAGTGGCTCTTTAGCTTTAGGCGGATTTATTGGCTATTTAGCTATAATTACAAAAAATGAAATTCTTTTAATTTTAATTGGTTTTATCTTTGTAATAGAGACAATTAGTGTGATTTTACAGGTTTCATCTTTTAAAATATTTAAAAAAAGAATTTTTAAAATGACTCCAATTCATCATCATTTTGAGCAAATTGGTTGGAGTGAAAATAAAATAATAATTAGATTTTGGATGATAGCATTTTTATGCTGTTTATTTGCTTTAATCACAATTAAAATAAGGTAA
- a CDS encoding YbgC/FadM family acyl-CoA thioesterase, with translation MQIRIYYEDTDCMGIVYHTNYLKYCERARSEMFFSADKKEFLEEYNFVLREVKAVFKSPARLGDLIDVKTKYLNYDKYCIYLEQELYKEQLLLFKAQIKLAVTKDNKLFAIDDKILSLFKEK, from the coding sequence ATGCAAATTAGAATTTATTATGAAGATACTGATTGTATGGGTATTGTTTATCACACTAATTATTTAAAATATTGTGAAAGAGCAAGAAGCGAAATGTTTTTTAGCGCCGATAAAAAAGAATTTTTAGAAGAATATAATTTTGTTTTAAGAGAAGTAAAAGCGGTTTTTAAATCTCCTGCTCGCTTAGGCGATTTAATTGATGTAAAAACAAAATATTTAAATTATGATAAATATTGTATTTACCTTGAACAAGAACTTTATAAAGAGCAGCTTTTATTATTTAAAGCGCAGATTAAATTAGCTGTTACTAAAGACAATAAGTTATTTGCAATTGATGATAAAATACTTTCCTTATTTAAAGAAAAATGA
- a CDS encoding alanine/glycine:cation symporter family protein — MQESELYLKIHNVLDFINGYLYTYFLVYALVIVGLVYTIKTRFSQFRLMKDVISLLKEKQEKAHQISSFEALMISTASRVGIGNIAGISTAVVFGGAGALFWMWVVAFIGGASALAESTLAQVYKVKDGNSFRGGPAYYIEKGLGSRFFGIAFSIILIITYAYGFNGLQSYTMTSAFTIYSEKYSIFSSYNISIALTILAAILFFSDTKSLGKISSIVVPIMAFIYVGLSVIAIIMNYEAIPSVFKLIIDSAFDFKSITAGFAGSVIVIGIKRGLFSNEAGMGSAPNAAASAFTTHPVKQGIIQSFSVFLDLIICSCSGFLVLFSKTYIEQLSAGTKEITALPMVQHAMNEYFGSLGIHFITISIVLFAITSLIGNFYYADANIKNLTKSKMADMFFKISAVVMVFVGSRIDLVLAWDLADITMACMASMNIVAILLLSPVLIKVLKDYDMQKKQGLDPSFSAKKLNIKNAECWD; from the coding sequence ATGCAAGAAAGTGAATTGTATTTAAAAATACATAATGTATTGGATTTTATTAATGGCTATTTATACACATATTTTTTAGTGTATGCTTTAGTAATTGTTGGTCTTGTTTATACTATTAAAACTAGATTTTCACAATTTAGACTAATGAAAGATGTTATAAGCCTTTTAAAAGAAAAACAAGAAAAAGCTCATCAAATAAGCTCATTTGAAGCTCTTATGATTTCAACAGCATCAAGAGTTGGTATAGGAAATATTGCAGGAATTTCAACTGCGGTTGTATTTGGTGGTGCTGGAGCTTTGTTTTGGATGTGGGTGGTAGCCTTTATTGGTGGCGCAAGTGCTTTAGCTGAAAGTACTTTAGCTCAAGTTTATAAGGTTAAAGATGGAAATTCATTCCGTGGCGGTCCTGCATATTATATTGAAAAGGGCTTGGGTTCTAGATTTTTTGGTATTGCCTTTTCAATTATTTTAATTATAACTTATGCTTACGGCTTTAATGGTTTGCAATCTTACACAATGACTTCAGCTTTTACAATATATTCAGAAAAATACAGTATTTTTAGCTCATATAACATTAGTATTGCTTTAACTATTCTTGCTGCTATATTATTTTTTTCAGACACAAAAAGTTTAGGGAAGATAAGCTCAATTGTGGTTCCTATTATGGCATTTATTTATGTTGGCTTAAGTGTAATTGCAATTATTATGAATTATGAAGCAATTCCAAGTGTTTTTAAGTTAATAATTGATAGTGCTTTTGATTTTAAATCAATTACAGCAGGTTTTGCAGGAAGCGTTATTGTAATTGGTATTAAAAGAGGGTTATTCTCAAACGAAGCAGGTATGGGTAGTGCGCCAAATGCAGCAGCTTCAGCCTTTACAACCCACCCTGTAAAACAAGGTATTATTCAAAGTTTTTCTGTATTTTTAGATTTAATTATATGCTCTTGCTCTGGATTTTTAGTTTTATTTTCTAAAACTTATATTGAGCAATTAAGCGCAGGTACTAAAGAAATAACAGCCTTACCTATGGTTCAGCACGCTATGAATGAATATTTTGGAAGTTTAGGAATTCATTTTATTACTATCTCAATAGTTTTATTTGCAATCACATCTTTAATCGGTAACTTTTATTATGCTGACGCAAATATTAAAAATCTAACAAAAAGCAAAATGGCGGATATGTTTTTTAAAATAAGTGCAGTTGTTATGGTTTTTGTAGGTTCAAGAATTGATTTAGTTTTAGCTTGGGATTTAGCTGATATTACAATGGCTTGTATGGCTTCAATGAATATTGTTGCTATTTTATTACTAAGCCCTGTATTAATTAAGGTATTAAAAGATTATGATATGCAAAAAAAACAAGGCTTAGACCCAAGTTTTAGTGCTAAAAAATTAAATATTAAAAACGCAGAATGCTGGGATTAA
- a CDS encoding TSUP family transporter, with translation MQLDILEYILAFFAAFFGGFIDAIIGGGGLITLPVILAIGLNPTLAIATSKLQASMGALSALFALRKQIQFKKLSLGILCSAIFAALGSFTVLKIDSSILKPIVISLLVLVFIYTILKPDLGQYNKQAKMKMSVFLLIFASILGFYDGFIGPGTGSFYIFAFVSIMGCNIKEASINTKALNATSNIVSLIFFAFFYEILIKLGLIMGIGGILGAYFGAKMLLKVNINIVKKLFYLIVFATIIKLIFF, from the coding sequence ATGCAACTTGATATACTTGAATATATTTTAGCTTTTTTCGCAGCATTTTTTGGTGGCTTTATTGATGCAATTATTGGTGGGGGTGGCTTAATAACCTTACCAGTAATTTTAGCTATAGGTTTAAACCCTACCCTAGCAATAGCCACAAGCAAATTACAAGCAAGTATGGGTGCTTTAAGTGCCTTATTTGCTTTAAGAAAACAAATTCAATTTAAAAAATTAAGCTTAGGTATATTATGCAGTGCAATTTTTGCTGCTCTTGGTTCATTTACAGTGCTTAAAATAGATTCGTCAATTTTAAAACCCATTGTAATATCTTTATTAGTACTTGTTTTTATTTATACAATTTTAAAGCCTGATTTAGGGCAGTACAATAAACAAGCTAAGATGAAAATGAGTGTTTTTTTACTTATTTTTGCATCAATACTTGGTTTTTATGATGGTTTTATTGGACCTGGAACTGGTTCTTTTTATATTTTTGCCTTTGTTAGCATTATGGGATGCAACATAAAAGAAGCTTCAATAAATACAAAGGCTTTAAATGCTACTAGCAATATTGTTTCTTTAATATTTTTTGCATTCTTTTACGAAATTCTAATAAAACTTGGCTTGATAATGGGAATTGGTGGGATTTTAGGAGCTTATTTTGGTGCAAAGATGTTACTTAAAGTAAATATAAATATTGTAAAAAAATTATTTTATTTGATTGTTTTTGCAACCATAATAAAATTAATATTTTTTTAG
- a CDS encoding tetratricopeptide repeat protein, which yields MKKTLLALSLSSFLFANNAATEDFNKAVKFYQENDFKNSFEYFNKSCKEGLANACFNVAIMYKDAKGVAKSNINAAEFMKKSCELKSVEACYNLGLYYEQATGVQQDFKKAYKLYKLSCDSNIAHACNSLANMYRYGYGVNKDYKQTINYYALACEKRDFIACDNLAQMYFTGKEVKQNYSKAKNLFEISCEKGLFNDACNSLGIIYFKAYDVKQDYNQAKKYFTKACDLNSAIACNNLASMYANSLIKDANSNQLAIKYFTKACELNNSNACSTLLYMYKNSKNLSYDENQIKNLENKLCILSGKIDCK from the coding sequence ATGAAAAAAACACTTTTAGCTTTAAGTTTAAGTTCATTTTTATTTGCTAATAATGCTGCTACAGAGGATTTTAATAAGGCAGTAAAATTTTATCAAGAAAATGATTTTAAAAATTCTTTTGAATATTTTAATAAATCATGCAAAGAAGGTCTTGCTAATGCTTGTTTTAATGTAGCTATTATGTACAAAGATGCTAAGGGCGTTGCAAAGAGTAATATTAATGCAGCTGAATTTATGAAAAAATCTTGCGAGTTAAAATCGGTTGAGGCTTGTTATAATTTAGGCTTATATTATGAACAAGCAACAGGGGTTCAACAAGATTTCAAAAAAGCTTATAAGCTTTATAAATTATCTTGTGATAGCAATATTGCACATGCTTGTAATTCTTTAGCAAATATGTACAGATATGGTTATGGGGTTAATAAAGATTATAAACAAACTATAAATTATTACGCCCTAGCTTGTGAAAAAAGAGATTTTATAGCGTGTGATAATTTAGCTCAGATGTATTTTACAGGAAAAGAAGTAAAGCAAAATTACTCAAAAGCAAAAAACCTATTTGAGATATCTTGTGAAAAAGGTTTATTTAATGATGCGTGTAATTCTTTAGGGATTATTTATTTTAAAGCTTATGATGTAAAACAAGATTACAATCAAGCGAAAAAATACTTTACTAAAGCTTGTGATTTAAATAGTGCAATTGCTTGTAATAACCTTGCTTCAATGTATGCAAATTCTTTAATAAAAGATGCAAACTCAAATCAATTAGCTATAAAATACTTTACTAAAGCTTGCGAGTTAAATAATTCTAATGCTTGTTCAACTTTGCTTTATATGTACAAAAATTCTAAAAATCTAAGTTATGATGAAAATCAAATCAAAAATCTTGAAAATAAACTGTGTATATTAAGTGGCAAAATTGACTGCAAATAA
- the mreC gene encoding rod shape-determining protein MreC: MRNKLRVFLLATILFVVSYLFSTDIKSYILKINDTTLINIYTSADNIELFFKKYFQQAKSIEELSLKNKDLEHYKILYKDAKFKLDKITELNNLENYNVKVHLARILSYEKLGVYTRFWLDYKDIKDNVTYGLVYNDQVSGIMYKKDNRAYAISVNDSDCAFSVLANGYQAIARGSSSGLYLDYINKYADIKIGDSVYTSGLDNIFTSGIYVGKIVDIIEETGYKKAILDTNVKLLPHYFLFVIQLFDKSK, encoded by the coding sequence ATGAGGAATAAGCTTAGGGTATTTTTACTAGCTACTATTTTATTTGTAGTATCGTATTTATTTTCAACTGATATTAAATCTTATATTTTAAAAATAAATGATACTACACTAATAAATATTTACACTAGTGCTGATAATATAGAATTATTTTTTAAAAAATATTTTCAGCAAGCAAAAAGTATAGAAGAATTAAGTTTAAAAAATAAGGATTTAGAACACTACAAAATTTTATACAAAGATGCTAAATTCAAATTAGACAAAATTACAGAATTAAATAATTTAGAAAATTACAATGTAAAAGTACATTTAGCAAGAATTTTATCTTATGAAAAATTAGGCGTTTATACTAGATTTTGGCTTGATTATAAAGATATAAAAGATAATGTAACTTATGGTTTGGTGTATAACGACCAAGTTAGTGGAATTATGTATAAAAAAGATAATAGAGCCTATGCTATAAGTGTTAATGATAGCGATTGTGCTTTTTCTGTATTAGCTAATGGTTATCAGGCTATTGCAAGAGGTTCATCAAGTGGTTTATATTTAGATTATATAAATAAATATGCTGATATAAAAATAGGTGATAGTGTTTATACTAGCGGACTTGATAATATTTTTACTAGTGGAATTTATGTTGGAAAGATAGTAGATATTATTGAAGAAACAGGTTATAAAAAAGCAATCTTAGATACTAATGTAAAATTGTTACCACATTATTTTTTATTTGTTATTCAGTTATTTGATAAATCTAAATAA
- a CDS encoding rod shape-determining protein, whose translation MILDHIVGLFSIDMGIDLGTANTLVMVKGKSVVINEPSVVAIQYTKYGKNKILAVGKDAKEMLGKTPSDIQAIRPMRDGVIADFDMTEKMIRYFIEKTHRRKSFLRPRIVISVPYGLTQVERKAVKESALSAGAREVFLIEEPMAAAIGANLPVQEPVGSLVVDIGGGTTEIGVITLGGLHTAKSIRTAGDKLDNAIISYVKEKYNLIIGERTSEDIKIKVGSAIQLQEELTIVVKGKDQVKGLLSKVELSSEDIREAIKEPLKEIADALKFVLENTKPELASDIVENGVVLTGGGALIRGIDKYLSDIVKLPVYVADEPLLAVARGTEKALEDISLLRQLQNEE comes from the coding sequence ATGATTTTAGATCACATTGTAGGTTTATTTTCAATTGATATGGGGATTGACTTAGGAACCGCAAATACATTAGTAATGGTAAAAGGAAAAAGTGTTGTAATTAACGAGCCAAGTGTGGTTGCGATACAGTACACAAAATATGGAAAAAATAAAATTCTAGCAGTTGGTAAAGATGCAAAAGAAATGCTTGGTAAAACCCCAAGCGATATACAAGCGATTCGTCCAATGAGAGATGGTGTTATTGCTGATTTTGATATGACTGAAAAAATGATTAGATATTTTATTGAAAAAACTCACCGTAGAAAAAGTTTTTTACGCCCAAGAATAGTTATATCAGTACCTTATGGTTTAACTCAAGTAGAAAGAAAGGCAGTAAAAGAAAGTGCTTTAAGTGCTGGAGCTAGAGAAGTGTTTTTAATTGAAGAGCCTATGGCTGCTGCTATTGGTGCAAATCTTCCTGTGCAAGAGCCAGTAGGTTCTTTAGTAGTTGATATTGGTGGTGGAACTACTGAAATAGGTGTTATTACATTAGGAGGATTACACACTGCAAAAAGCATTAGGACAGCAGGTGATAAGCTAGATAATGCAATTATTAGCTATGTAAAAGAAAAATATAATTTAATTATTGGAGAAAGAACTAGCGAGGATATTAAAATTAAAGTAGGCTCTGCTATACAACTACAAGAAGAATTAACAATAGTTGTAAAAGGTAAAGACCAAGTTAAAGGCTTATTAAGCAAGGTAGAATTAAGTAGCGAAGATATTAGAGAAGCTATTAAAGAACCTTTAAAAGAAATAGCAGATGCGCTTAAATTTGTTTTAGAAAACACAAAGCCTGAATTAGCAAGTGATATTGTTGAAAATGGTGTTGTTTTAACTGGTGGTGGAGCTTTAATTAGAGGTATTGATAAATATTTAAGTGATATTGTAAAACTACCTGTGTATGTGGCTGATGAACCATTATTAGCAGTAGCAAGAGGTACTGAAAAGGCTTTAGAAGATATTTCTTTACTAAGACAATTACAAAATGAGGAATAA